Proteins from a single region of Gordonia hongkongensis:
- a CDS encoding class I adenylate-forming enzyme family protein, whose product MSISLILDMALSGNPDKTAITVDGASLTYAEFGELVTGAATVITQAGAENVVFLGESGLELPVLLFAAAHADVPFVPVNYRLAAAQLEQLIARTRSPLVVADPRYVSELSSDHNVTTTEEFATAARAAAADPLPAANVDPDDPAIVLFTSGTTSAPKGVILRHSHLLSYVMSTVEYGSAADNEGALISVPPYHIAGMGTILTNVYAGRRMIYLPQFDAHGWVELARREGATSAMVVPTMLDRIVDALAGAPADLPALASLSYGGARMPRPTLEAALRAFPQAGFVNAYGLTETSSTIALLGPDDHRAAMESDDRDVQARLGSVGRPVPGIEIQLRGPDGLPVADGEQGELWVRGPQVSGEYMGAGSVLDAEGWFPTKDLAYTDSAGYLFIVGRNDDTIIRGGENIAPAEIEDVLVQHPAVHSVVVVGVPDAHWGEAIVAAVVVEAGSSPDHDELRTYVRERLRGSRTPDRVVFLDDLPATATGKILRKKVVEDIVDRPATAHA is encoded by the coding sequence ATGAGCATCTCGCTGATCTTGGACATGGCCTTGTCGGGCAACCCCGACAAGACGGCCATCACCGTCGACGGAGCCTCCCTGACCTACGCCGAATTCGGTGAACTGGTCACCGGCGCAGCGACCGTCATCACGCAGGCAGGCGCCGAGAACGTCGTCTTCCTCGGGGAATCCGGACTCGAACTCCCGGTGCTGCTGTTCGCCGCGGCCCATGCCGATGTCCCGTTCGTCCCGGTGAACTACCGCCTGGCCGCCGCGCAACTCGAGCAATTGATCGCGCGCACCCGCTCTCCATTGGTCGTGGCAGACCCGAGATACGTGTCCGAACTGTCGTCGGATCACAACGTGACGACCACCGAGGAGTTCGCGACGGCCGCGCGGGCCGCTGCCGCCGACCCCCTGCCGGCCGCGAACGTCGACCCCGACGATCCGGCCATCGTCCTGTTCACCAGCGGGACCACCTCCGCCCCCAAAGGTGTGATCCTGCGACACAGCCATCTGCTGAGCTACGTCATGAGCACAGTGGAATACGGCTCCGCAGCGGACAACGAGGGCGCGCTGATCAGCGTTCCGCCTTATCACATCGCCGGGATGGGCACGATCCTGACGAACGTCTACGCGGGCCGGCGGATGATCTATCTTCCCCAGTTCGACGCACACGGGTGGGTGGAACTCGCCCGCCGCGAGGGCGCCACCTCGGCGATGGTCGTGCCGACGATGCTGGACCGTATCGTCGATGCCCTCGCGGGTGCGCCGGCCGACCTTCCCGCTCTCGCATCGTTGTCCTACGGTGGGGCACGGATGCCGCGCCCCACCCTCGAAGCAGCGCTACGCGCGTTCCCCCAGGCGGGCTTCGTCAATGCGTACGGACTGACCGAGACGAGTTCGACCATTGCCCTTCTCGGTCCCGACGACCATCGCGCGGCCATGGAGAGCGACGATCGCGACGTCCAGGCACGCCTGGGCTCCGTCGGCCGGCCGGTGCCCGGGATCGAGATCCAGTTGCGTGGCCCCGACGGCCTCCCGGTGGCCGACGGCGAGCAAGGCGAGCTGTGGGTACGTGGACCGCAGGTCTCCGGTGAGTACATGGGGGCCGGGTCGGTCCTCGACGCCGAAGGTTGGTTTCCCACAAAGGACCTCGCATACACCGATTCCGCCGGGTATCTGTTCATCGTGGGGCGCAACGACGACACCATCATCCGTGGCGGCGAGAACATTGCACCCGCCGAGATCGAAGACGTACTCGTACAGCATCCCGCGGTCCATTCGGTGGTGGTTGTCGGTGTGCCCGATGCTCATTGGGGTGAGGCCATCGTGGCCGCCGTGGTCGTCGAGGCGGGCTCCTCGCCCGACCACGACGAACTGCGCACCTACGTACGCGAGCGCCTCCGTGGTTCCCGGACACCGGACAGGGTGGTCTTCCTCGACGACCTCCCGGCAACCGCGACCGGAAAGATACTGCGCAAGAAAGTCGTCGAGGACATCGTCGATCGTCCTGCGACCGCACACGCGTAG
- a CDS encoding enoyl-CoA hydratase-related protein — protein MTVTAEAPALIERRGHVLLITLNRPQARNAVNAEMCILVGDALAEADKDPDVRAVVLTGAGDKAFCAGADLKAIMRGEAVIPPGREKWGLAGYVGQAISKPTIAAVNGPALGGGTELVLASDLVVAADTAVFGLPEVTRGLIAGAGGAFRLAAKLPPAVAMELLLTGESITAAQALDLHLVNRVVPAADVLDTALALAATIAGNAPLAVAATKRIALAQNESGDRPQEAVGWEMTNAALPAVAGSEDAKEGPRAFAERRAPVWQGR, from the coding sequence ATGACCGTGACTGCCGAAGCCCCCGCGCTGATCGAGCGCCGCGGCCACGTCTTGCTCATCACGCTGAACCGCCCGCAGGCGCGTAACGCCGTGAACGCCGAGATGTGCATTCTGGTGGGGGATGCCCTGGCAGAAGCAGACAAGGATCCCGACGTTCGCGCAGTCGTGCTCACCGGAGCCGGCGACAAGGCGTTCTGTGCCGGCGCCGACTTGAAGGCGATCATGCGCGGGGAAGCTGTGATCCCGCCCGGACGCGAGAAGTGGGGCCTGGCCGGATACGTCGGACAGGCGATCAGCAAGCCCACGATCGCGGCTGTCAACGGACCGGCGCTCGGCGGCGGCACCGAACTGGTACTCGCCAGCGATCTGGTCGTTGCGGCCGACACCGCGGTGTTCGGGTTGCCGGAGGTGACCCGCGGGCTGATCGCCGGAGCAGGCGGCGCGTTCCGTCTCGCCGCGAAACTCCCGCCGGCGGTCGCCATGGAACTACTGTTGACGGGCGAGTCGATCACCGCGGCCCAGGCACTCGACCTGCATCTGGTCAACCGGGTGGTGCCCGCGGCCGACGTTCTCGACACCGCGCTGGCGCTCGCTGCGACGATCGCCGGCAACGCGCCGCTCGCGGTTGCCGCCACCAAGCGAATCGCCCTGGCGCAGAACGAGAGTGGCGATCGTCCTCAGGAAGCAGTCGGCTGGGAGATGACGAACGCGGCACTGCCCGCAGTCGCCGGCTCCGAGGATGCCAAGGAGGGCCCGCGCGCATTCGCGGAGAGGCGCGCCCCGGTCTGGCAGGGCCGCTGA
- a CDS encoding acyl-CoA dehydrogenase — MALAISSEHIDLADAAVGHLARHGVRAAARASLDGAVELETFWSSTADLGWLGLHLPEEYGGSGYGIAELAVVLEAMGHELAPGPFLSTVVASAVIAHAGDEDLRAELLPGLADGSTTGAVGLANGLSRDADGLISGQVRAVLSAPEADLLVLSLGDDLVVLDKATAGVEVAAAEALDTTRGIGTVSLTAVAVPTNRVLRSASRAGRSVLRVLAAAEAIGGALACLEMATDYAKVREQFGRSIGSFQAVKHHCANMLIATEASIAATWDAARASDIDGIWFASAVAAAYAGPAQLGNARMNIQLHGGIGFTWEHDAHLYLRRATTVAAILTDGVDPLADIVDAYRAGQAQGASFDLPPEAEEFRAAARAEAQAVRSLPEGQRRDHLVDSGYLVPHWRRPWGREAGAIEQLVIEEEFEGIDLPDLGITGWVNLTIAQVGSDDQRERWIEPVLRGRDQWCQLFSEPGAGSDAAAVRTVGKKVDGGWRVTGQKVWTSVALECQWGLATVRTDPDASKHAGVSMMAIDLSSEGVQIRPLREITGEALFNEVFFDDVFVPDSDVVGEVGEGWKVARATLGNERVSIGGGSGSIDFGVAELVKLLDGTGARDAEHRVGEMIAEAHTLRLLNLRQAARAVIGAGPGPEANVTKLIKAEHSQRITELGIDLAGTAAVTGNTPGLTYAYLFARCLTIAGGTSEIMRNTIAERLLGLPREPSVR; from the coding sequence ATGGCGCTTGCCATATCCTCCGAACACATTGACCTGGCCGACGCCGCCGTCGGCCATCTCGCGCGGCACGGTGTGCGTGCGGCTGCGCGGGCCTCTCTGGACGGGGCTGTCGAACTCGAGACCTTCTGGTCGAGCACTGCAGACCTCGGTTGGCTCGGCTTGCACCTACCGGAAGAGTACGGGGGCTCAGGCTACGGCATCGCCGAATTGGCCGTTGTCCTCGAGGCGATGGGGCACGAGTTGGCTCCCGGCCCGTTCCTGTCGACCGTGGTCGCGTCGGCCGTGATCGCTCACGCGGGCGACGAGGATCTCCGCGCCGAACTCCTCCCGGGTCTCGCCGACGGTTCCACGACAGGCGCTGTGGGGCTCGCCAATGGATTGTCCCGCGACGCCGACGGTCTGATCAGCGGCCAGGTGCGCGCGGTGTTGTCGGCACCTGAGGCAGACCTCCTCGTGCTTTCCCTCGGCGACGACCTCGTCGTGCTCGACAAGGCCACAGCCGGCGTCGAGGTCGCGGCGGCCGAGGCCCTCGACACCACTCGCGGTATCGGCACGGTGTCGCTGACCGCAGTCGCGGTCCCGACCAACCGTGTTCTGCGCAGCGCGAGTCGGGCGGGCCGCAGTGTCCTTCGCGTCCTGGCCGCCGCAGAGGCGATCGGCGGCGCGCTCGCGTGCCTCGAGATGGCCACCGATTATGCGAAGGTCCGCGAACAGTTCGGACGGTCCATCGGGTCATTCCAAGCGGTCAAACACCACTGCGCCAACATGCTCATCGCCACCGAGGCGTCGATCGCGGCCACCTGGGACGCGGCGCGTGCGAGTGACATCGACGGCATCTGGTTCGCCTCGGCGGTCGCTGCCGCGTACGCGGGCCCGGCCCAACTGGGCAATGCCCGGATGAACATCCAGCTGCACGGGGGCATCGGGTTCACCTGGGAACACGACGCCCACTTGTACTTACGCAGGGCGACCACCGTGGCCGCGATTCTGACCGACGGCGTCGATCCGCTCGCCGACATCGTCGATGCGTATCGTGCGGGGCAGGCGCAGGGCGCGTCGTTCGACCTGCCACCAGAGGCCGAGGAGTTCCGCGCGGCTGCACGCGCCGAGGCGCAGGCCGTACGATCCCTGCCCGAGGGGCAGCGCCGTGACCACCTGGTCGACAGCGGATACCTCGTGCCGCACTGGCGTAGGCCCTGGGGACGCGAGGCCGGAGCGATCGAACAACTGGTCATCGAGGAAGAGTTCGAGGGTATCGACCTGCCCGATCTCGGGATCACGGGTTGGGTCAATCTCACCATCGCGCAGGTGGGTTCGGATGATCAGCGAGAGCGGTGGATCGAACCGGTACTTCGCGGTCGCGACCAGTGGTGCCAGCTGTTCAGCGAGCCCGGCGCGGGTTCGGATGCTGCTGCTGTCCGGACCGTCGGCAAGAAGGTCGACGGCGGTTGGCGCGTGACCGGCCAAAAGGTCTGGACCAGTGTCGCTCTCGAATGTCAGTGGGGCCTCGCGACCGTCCGCACCGATCCGGACGCCTCGAAACATGCGGGTGTGTCGATGATGGCGATCGACCTCTCGTCCGAGGGAGTCCAGATTCGTCCGCTCCGCGAGATCACCGGTGAGGCGCTGTTCAACGAGGTCTTCTTCGACGACGTGTTCGTTCCCGATTCCGATGTGGTCGGGGAGGTGGGCGAAGGATGGAAGGTCGCCCGGGCCACTTTGGGCAACGAGCGGGTTTCCATCGGCGGCGGCAGCGGTTCCATCGACTTCGGCGTCGCGGAACTGGTCAAGTTGCTGGACGGGACCGGCGCCCGTGACGCGGAGCATCGGGTCGGCGAGATGATCGCCGAAGCCCACACACTGCGTCTCCTCAATCTCCGCCAGGCCGCCCGAGCGGTCATCGGTGCCGGACCAGGACCCGAGGCGAACGTCACCAAGCTGATCAAAGCCGAACACTCGCAACGAATCACCGAGCTGGGCATCGACCTGGCCGGTACCGCCGCGGTCACCGGAAACACTCCCGGCCTCACGTACGCCTACCTGTTCGCGCGTTGCCTGACCATTGCCGGCGGCACGTCTGAGATCATGCGCAACACCATCGCCGAACGTCTGCTGGGCCTGCCGCGCGAACCATCGGTTCGATGA
- a CDS encoding CaiB/BaiF CoA transferase family protein codes for MTDGATSARGPLGGIRVLELAGVGPAPHAAMLLGDLGADVVRVQRRGSLAPDRPAAAGLRGRTIVEADLKDAADLRDIRGLVQRADILIEGFRPGVAERMGLGPDDVAELNPRLIYGRMTGWGQTGPRAAEAGHDLNYIAMTGLLHAVGRPGERPVPPLNLFGDFGGGSMFLVIGLVAALVERQSSGRGQVVDAAIVNGAPMLGHLLWAMRGAGRWSDDRGVNVFDGSAPFYDTYECADGKYVAVAALEPQFFSELLAVLGIDPLEVGEQRDPAGFPRMRTIFTERFGSRTRDEWAAMFAGTDACVTPVLTFAEAETDAHMVGRGVFTAIGGVTQPAPAPAFSRTSPALPTPPPRRPAETADVWA; via the coding sequence GTGACTGACGGCGCAACTTCGGCGCGCGGACCGCTCGGCGGGATTCGCGTACTCGAACTAGCAGGTGTCGGACCGGCGCCGCACGCCGCGATGTTGCTCGGCGATCTGGGCGCGGACGTCGTCCGCGTCCAGCGTCGTGGCTCGCTGGCCCCGGATCGCCCCGCCGCGGCCGGACTTCGAGGTCGGACGATCGTCGAGGCCGACCTGAAGGACGCGGCGGACCTGCGTGACATCCGGGGGCTCGTTCAGCGAGCCGACATCCTGATCGAGGGGTTCCGTCCGGGCGTGGCGGAGCGGATGGGCCTCGGACCCGACGACGTCGCCGAGCTCAATCCGCGACTGATCTACGGCCGGATGACCGGATGGGGACAGACTGGTCCGCGTGCCGCCGAAGCCGGGCACGACCTGAATTACATCGCCATGACCGGGCTGCTCCACGCCGTGGGCCGGCCGGGTGAACGCCCGGTGCCGCCGCTGAACCTGTTCGGCGATTTCGGCGGCGGCTCGATGTTTCTGGTGATCGGGCTGGTCGCGGCCCTGGTCGAGCGACAGTCGTCGGGTCGAGGCCAGGTCGTCGATGCCGCGATCGTGAACGGCGCCCCCATGCTCGGGCACCTCTTGTGGGCCATGCGTGGCGCGGGTCGGTGGTCAGACGATCGCGGCGTCAACGTCTTCGACGGGTCCGCGCCGTTCTACGACACCTACGAGTGTGCTGACGGGAAGTACGTCGCGGTCGCCGCCTTGGAGCCGCAGTTCTTCTCGGAGCTCCTCGCCGTACTCGGTATCGATCCGCTCGAGGTGGGCGAGCAGCGAGACCCGGCCGGTTTCCCGCGGATGCGCACGATTTTCACCGAACGCTTCGGTTCGCGGACACGGGACGAGTGGGCCGCGATGTTCGCCGGGACCGACGCGTGTGTCACCCCGGTGCTGACGTTCGCCGAAGCCGAGACCGATGCGCACATGGTCGGTCGCGGTGTGTTCACCGCGATCGGCGGGGTCACCCAACCCGCACCGGCACCGGCGTTCTCACGGACGTCGCCTGCACTACCGACGCCACCGCCTCGCCGTCCGGCCGAGACCGCGGACGTCTGGGCCTGA